A stretch of DNA from Pyxicephalus adspersus unplaced genomic scaffold, UCB_Pads_2.0 Sca357, whole genome shotgun sequence:
GagataaattaaaatttaatttgctatttaaGGAAGGGAATAAAGATCTTAATGGCCTTAGAGGTACTGACTAGTTGTACCCCGaatacataataattaataattttaataccaAACACTGAAATCATCTTTTTAGTTGGCCTACTacttaaataactgtattttattatcttttctcACCCAGAACAAAGAAATCAGCCAAGAAACGAGAAGAAAAAATGATCCCACCTTTGTTGTCACCTTTGGGGGATGAGCCCGTTCGTAGATTACATTCCACAGACAACAGTTCCTTCAGCCAGGAGGTCAATATTACAACTGTGCAAGTTCCTGTCACTGCCTcaagacacaaaaaaaatgagAGGAGCACAACAAACACTAAACTAAACTGTGTAAgtattgtggtaaagattttaaaaagtttaaagtatTGTTTATGAATTATGGATGGTCATTATTTATGAAACTGCCAAAGGCTGTCTTTGAGTATTTGCCATTGATTATTTCTTTGCtctttgcatttgtatttttttttcagaccttATTGTATCCTAATCACAACAGGGATCTAACATATTGCCCTGAAATGTGTGTGTTCTCCAAGCAggatatttatattgtttatattgagGTTTTAAATTAATCTGATGTTCATTCATTCACTTGTATTATCAATTGTTTAGTTTATCTGCAGAAGTTGGCTTTGTATTCTTTGTAGTATTAAAGACCTTATTGAACAGATAAGCCCTTAAGGTCTTAATTCTGAGCCATTTACCTTGTTTTTACAGGAAGATGAGCACAGGAGACCATCAAGTAGTTGCCTTGAAACTATCCAGCATCACACAGAGCCTGATGTATGGTCATCAATACCTGCAATAAGCAATACTGATTCTCGAAGAGCAAAGATAACATTTGATGAAGTGTAAGTTATTTTATAAGCTATTGTGTCAATagctatgtttttctttttttgttcataatAATACAACCCTTTAAAGTTCCTTCTATGAAAGGAGAGGTCTGTTAAAAATAGACTTCGAGGTAATTTTAAAATAGGTTTGCATACTTTTGTATTACAATCAGgtctgttattattttatattagtgcCTCTtggtctttttatgttttcctctttAACCTTGCCACCTTTAACATGCTAAAGTTctcaaaatgcatgtttttgtagAACTCACCTTTTCAGGAGGTTTTAGgcaaagaaaatgcaaacttcaAAGGCTTCAAGACAGACACAAGTTTTTCTGTGTTGTTTCTTTAGATAATTCAAAAGTCTGAAAGaattaatgcatattttaaaaaaaaagatacgaTATACATAGTAAAAACTTATATGAAGTTCAGGTAAAACATGAAACTTCAGCCATAAGAATGTCCTACCTTAATGATATACTAGGCATTTTCCATGTGTGCAGTTCAACATCTATACCCTAACATCAAAATCATGGTGAAGCTACCCACCAATGTAGAAAAAGGGACTGCAGTAACTTCTCCTTCCCAAGTGCTCTTCCTTTTTTACTACTGTTCTGTCTTTTAATGttctattttaattgtttttacccTTTAGATTACATAATGCTGACTATTATATGCAGGAAGCGAAAAGACTGAAGCACAAAGCAGATGCGTTGGTAAGTTTCCACTTCTTTTTCTATAGGGATTCCCTTTCCTATTCACTATTGCAATGGTAGATGCAAGGTCTCAGTGTATATCCTCCCTTGTACTCTGCAGCTTTCACACTTCTTTACCTACCTGCCTTTATAACTTGGattgtaaacttaaaaaaattgactAGTCATTAACATATTTGACTATGTGGTGTGTGCTTACCAAGCCTAAATTCCCAAACACATGTTGGACAGTAAGTCATTTGCTCATAGCACCACAAACAAAGTGGTTAGAAGTGTGCCAACTGTGATAAGAAGGTGGCATCTACTTTGTCCTAATGCAAAACTTTTTATTGGCAGTTAAAAACAAAGGAATTCCTAACTGGCAACACACAtcaattctttatctttttttaaagatttgattAGACTTTTTGATCATGTGTACTTATTATTctctttttaaattctaaaagtGTGCTATTTTGCTCAGTTACActcaaaaatgtaattagatttgaagttaaaacatgtttttcaaaaGATTATTGTTGCATGCTCTAAAAACAATCTAATTTGTGtaatatacaatacacattatAACCAAACTAATGAgcacaaaaattactttttagaatttGTTACAAAAGGAAGCAATGATGGCaaaaattgtaatgtttattgGATGCCAGTCTAGCTGAACTAGTTTCAATTCCACCCaagaattatttttctgtattagttAGTTGCTGATTAGCTGAATCACACACCATCCTCTTATCTCAGAGACTCTAGTGCTGAGATACTTCATATCAGACGTTTcattgttttggtattttattggaTTCTAGatcatgtaaaatgaaaaaattgtacatCCCAACAAGGCAATAACCTAATTTTAAACCTTTGGTTAGAAGTAAGGTGGGCATAGACAACTGCAGAAAGGTATCTCACAATATGAGATTTCATAATTGTTTTAGAATTTTGTACAGCAGGGTATTTTTGCTAAAAGAGCCCCTAAAAGACATACAAAGCCATATGGTGTTTAAAAAcagatatatgcatatatattttctgGCCAACCCAATGACATAATGGGTCCTTCCTCTTCTCGACTGGTGCAGGCAGGAGCAGTCTTTAAAGTACTCTTTACTACTAAACAGTGACCATTTAAGTGTCACTTGTGTATGCGTGTGTATTAAGGACTTGTGTATGTGTTGTGCGTTGCATGGAAAAAAGCACTTGTGTATGTGTTGTGCATTAAGGGCTGCTGTTCACGCCTGTCCTTTACAATAACTGTGTCTTTCTCTTATGTTTCAGATAGAAAAGTTTGGCAAAGCTGTGAATTATGCTGACGCTGCCCTCTCTTTTATTGAGTGCGGCAATGCTATGGAGCGAGATCCATTAGAAGCAAAATCTCCATACACCATGTACTCGGAGACTGTGGAACTCATCAGGTTAATGtctattttgtgatcattttcctTATCTCATTTCGGTCGTAATTAGAACCTGCtaagttttttaaagaaaataatttcagcATAATGATTTGTTCAAGGCATCTTCATCTCTGAAGTCAGCGTAATTACTTCTTGCCATTTTATTAATGTGATGGAAAATGTGTAATTGATGGACAGTGCTTTTATAAATTAGCCCCTTTAGAGGTTATAATGTGACTATTATAATTTGCAATATTCATAAAATTCAAATTGAAATGTAGTGGGTGGCTATAAAGCAAAATCATTATAATATTTGGCACAGAGGCCTTCCTTTAAAGGGTGCAATATTACACTGCAAATTACATTCAAGaggtttttgatcatttttttctatgaagAAAAATGTTCCTTTCTTGTGTTTCTTTGGTCTATGAGGTCGATGAGAAAAAAAGTGAACTTTAATCAACAAAGTTAAAGTGAATTATAGCCATTTTGTCTTACAGAATTAGGCAGCTCATCTAGTTTGAAGTATCAATTGATTAATTTAGTGAATTTAACCTCCCTCATAATGAAAGTTAAATAATTATGTTATCATTTTTTCAGTGCCTATCAACCACAAAAGATAAAGCCTGAATGCTAATATGCAGGGCTTGTTTAAAGATCTTGTATTTATTAgtactgtaaatataattattttgatattattacaaacacatctatctatctatctatctatctatctatctatctatctatctatctatccatctttcTTTTAGacatagatttattaaagctctccaacgcgggagaggatacacttttatcagtgaagctgggtgatccagaaaacctggattggatctggtccaggattcaaaacatttgctagcaaatgacttttaagaaattcgttccaggtttgctggatcaccgagcttcaccgatgaaagtctatcctttaTAAAGTGTAGCCTTTTATAaggctctccagccttggagagccttaataaatcagggccatagactttTGTCACATGAGCTTCAGCTGTGGtagttatattttaaaaggatataacaacacaatattaataccctaaatattatatattttagtgggTACATCTCTAGTTATTATACTTATCCAAAAGTAATGTGTATATGTTTAGTGTTCTTTATTTTGATAATGGTATTTCATATACAGACTTGGTGCAAAAGGCCTCCTCTTAGTACTTCTTGCCATCCATAGAAATAGTCAAATCTAACTAGTATTCAGGAAGGGTATTACTGTGCCTATTTGGGAATGGACAAATAAACAATTGTTATATAGCATAGGATAGAACAGTAGAAATAGCTATCTTTCATACTGTTAACAAGTAGAAATAGTAAATCAGAAACACCTGGTAGAGTATAATTAATGCCACCCCAtggtttgaatatgtaaatataaataagaggAACAAAGGGCAAAGTAAGCTTATATTGTGAAAATTTgtcagacaaatataaaaatatacaaaaaaaaatgaaatggtctTGACCTATTAGTATCATGGGTATAGTCAGACCAATCGGCTAGACAGTTAAGATCCCTGACTGTATATTAATAGAGGGTTCAATACATGAAAGTATAACGTCTCCtgacccgatgcgtttcgctgttgtcggcttcctcaggggatgtattAAGGTTGTTAGGAGATAAGCTAAGTGcagaaaacacatataaaaatgtacaggGTATCATAAATAGTTGATATTTAAGTGTAGTATTCACATACCAGAACATCAAAGTTGTGATCATGTTT
This window harbors:
- the LOC140345026 gene encoding AF4/FMR2 family member 2-like encodes the protein TKKSAKKREEKMIPPLLSPLGDEPVRRLHSTDNSSFSQEVNITTVQVPVTASRHKKNERSTTNTKLNCEDEHRRPSSSCLETIQHHTEPDVWSSIPAISNTDSRRAKITFDEVLHNADYYMQEAKRLKHKADALIEKFGKAVNYADAALSFIECGNAMERDPLEAKSPYTMYSETVELIRYAMRLKNFTGSSASEGEKKLAVLW